The Archocentrus centrarchus isolate MPI-CPG fArcCen1 chromosome 12, fArcCen1, whole genome shotgun sequence genome includes a window with the following:
- the LOC115789090 gene encoding sodium/glucose cotransporter 1-like isoform X1: protein MSQDYSYFGFSFIKRNAENETTNTVALNNAADISVIVVYFLVVLVVGILSMVRTNRSTVGGFFLAGRSMVWWPIGASLFASNIGSVHFVGIAGSAAATGIAIGGFEWNALIVVVILGWIFVPIYIKAGIVTMPEYLKKRFGGQRIRIYLSVLSLALYVFTKISADIFSGAVFIQLALGLNIYLAVIALLAVTALYTVTGGLAAVIYTDTLQTIIMLIGSFILMGFAFHEVGGYANFEKLYMQAVPSKTGNISAECYEPREDSFHLFRDPITGDLPWPGLVFGLTIQAAWYWCADQVIVQRCLSAKSLSHVKGGCILCGYLKLLPMFLMVFPGMISRILYPDVVACVDPKECEKHCGTDVGCSNIAYPKLVIEIMPDGLRGLMLSVMLASLMSSLTSIFNSASTLFTMDIYTKIRKSANEKELMIAGRVFILVLIGMSIAWIPVVQAAQSGQLFVYTQSITSYLAPPVAAVFLLGIFCKRVNEPGAFYGLMIGLCIGLSRMITEFVYGTGSCIQPSNCPTIICGVHYLYFGIILFVISCTIILTVSLMTKPIDDKHLYRLCWSLRSRTEERVDLEVDDWVDNQDSNSVDSDEDEKKHGFCKKAVMCFCGLETKKGPKLTKEEEEEMKKQLTDTSEVPLWRNVVNANAVILLCVAVFFHGYFG from the exons ATGTCACAAGATTATTCTTATTTTGGATTCTcttttataaaaagaaatgcagaaaatgaaacaacaaacaCCGTGGCCCTTAATAATGCAGCTGATATCTCCGTTATTGTGGTGTACTTCCTGGTTGTCTTGGTAGTTGGAATATTG TCTATGGTCCGCACCAACAGATCCACCGTAGGTGGCTTCTTCCTTGCAGGGAGGAGTATGGTGTGGTGGCCG ATCGGAGCATCACTGTTTGCCAGCAATATTGGCAGTGTCCACTTTGTAGGAATTGCAGGTTCTGCTGCAGCTACAGGAATAGCCATTGGTGGATTTGAATGGAAC gctCTTATTGTGGTCGTCATTCTTGGATGGATCTTTGTGCCCATCTACATTAAAGCCGGG ATAGTGACGATGCCCGAGTACCTGAAGAAGAGGTTCGGAGGACAGCGCATTCGCATTTAtctctctgttctctccctCGCCTTGTATGTCTTCACCAAAATCTCA GCAGACATTTTTTCTGGTGCAGTTTTCATCCAGCTGGCCCTTGGGTTGAATATCTACCTCGCTGTTATTGCGCTTCTAGCAGTTACTGCACTGTACACTGTCACAG GTGGACTGGCAGCAGTGATCTACACAGATACCTTGCAGACCATCATCATGCTTATTGGATCATTTATCCTCATGGGCTTCG ctttcCATGAGGTGGGCGGCTATGCAAACTTTGAGAAACTCTACATGCAAGCTGTCCCCTCAAAAACGGGTAACATCAGTGCAGAGTGCTACGAGCCTCGCGAAGACTCCTTCCATCTCTTCAGGGATCCAATTACAGGAGACCTCCCATGGCCTGGTCTCGTGTTTGGACTCACCATTCAAGCTGCCTGGTACTGGTGTGCTGATCAG GTGATTGTGCAGCGCTGCCTCTCCGCCAAGAGTCTCTCTCACGTTAAAGGAGGTTGCATCCTGTGTGGTTACCTGAAGCTGCTGCCCATGTTCCTCATGGTTTTCCCCGGGATGATTAGCAGGATCCTGTACCCAG ATGTGGTGGCATGTGTGGATCCCAAAGAGTGTGAAAAACACTGTGGGACCGATGTGGGCTGCAGCAACATCGCTTATCCAAAACTAGTCATTGAAATCATGCCTGATG GCTTGCGAGGGCTCATGCTGTCTGTGATGCTGGCCTCTCTGATGAGCTCCCTTACCTCTATCTTCAATAGCGCCAGTACTCTGTTCACCATGGACATCTACACTAAGATCCGAAAGTCTGCCAATGAGAAAGAACTCATGATTGCTGGCAG AGTGTTTATCTTGGTCCTGATTGGTATGAGCATAGCATGGATTCCTGTGGTACAAGCAGCCCAGAGTGGTCAGCTCTTTGTCTACACCCAGTCCATCACCAGCTACCTTGCTCCACCTGTTGCAGCTGTCTTCTTGCTTGGCATTTTCTGCAAGCGTGTCAATGAGCCC GGGGCCTTTTATGGCCTCATGATTGGACTGTGTATCGGCTTAAGCAGGATGATTACTGAGTTCGTTTATGGGACAGGTAGCTGTATTCAGCCCAGTAACTGTCCCACTATCATATGTGGAGTTCACTACCTTTACTTTGGGATCATCCTGTTTGTCATCTCCTGCACCATCATTCTGACAGTGTCTCTCATGACCAAACCCATCGATGACAAACAT TTGTATCGACTGTGCTGGAGCCTGAGGAGCCGTACAGAGGAGAGGGTCGACCTTGAAGTGGATGATTGGGTTGATAACCAAGATTCCAACAGTGTGGACTCAGACG AAGATGAGAAGAAACACGGCTTCTGTAAGAAGGCAGTGATGTGCTTCTGCGGACTGGAAACAAAGAAAGGCCCCAAGCTGActaaagaagaggaggaagagatgaaGAAGCAGCTCACAGACACCTCAGAGGTTCCTCTATGGAGGAATGTAGTCAATGCCAACGCCGTCATCCTcctgtgtgtggctgtgttttTTCATGGCTATTTCGGCTAG
- the LOC115789090 gene encoding sodium/glucose cotransporter 1-like isoform X2: protein MSQDYSYFGFSFIKRNAENETTNTVALNNAADISVIVVYFLVVLVVGILSMVRTNRSTVGGFFLAGRSMVWWPIGASLFASNIGSVHFVGIAGSAAATGIAIGGFEWNALIVVVILGWIFVPIYIKAGIVTMPEYLKKRFGGQRIRIYLSVLSLALYVFTKISADIFSGAVFIQLALGLNIYLAVIALLAVTALYTVTGGLAAVIYTDTLQTIIMLIGSFILMGFAFHEVGGYANFEKLYMQAVPSKTGNISAECYEPREDSFHLFRDPITGDLPWPGLVFGLTIQAAWYWCADQVIVQRCLSAKSLSHVKGGCILCGYLKLLPMFLMVFPGMISRILYPDVVACVDPKECEKHCGTDVGCSNIAYPKLVIEIMPDGLRGLMLSVMLASLMSSLTSIFNSASTLFTMDIYTKIRKSANEKELMIAGRVFILVLIGMSIAWIPVVQAAQSGQLFVYTQSITSYLAPPVAAVFLLGIFCKRVNEPGAFYGLMIGLCIGLSRMITEFVYGTGSCIQPSNCPTIICGVHYLYFGIILFVISCTIILTVSLMTKPIDDKHLYRLCWSLRSRTEERVDLEVDDWVDNQDSNSVDSDDEKKHGFCKKAVMCFCGLETKKGPKLTKEEEEEMKKQLTDTSEVPLWRNVVNANAVILLCVAVFFHGYFG from the exons ATGTCACAAGATTATTCTTATTTTGGATTCTcttttataaaaagaaatgcagaaaatgaaacaacaaacaCCGTGGCCCTTAATAATGCAGCTGATATCTCCGTTATTGTGGTGTACTTCCTGGTTGTCTTGGTAGTTGGAATATTG TCTATGGTCCGCACCAACAGATCCACCGTAGGTGGCTTCTTCCTTGCAGGGAGGAGTATGGTGTGGTGGCCG ATCGGAGCATCACTGTTTGCCAGCAATATTGGCAGTGTCCACTTTGTAGGAATTGCAGGTTCTGCTGCAGCTACAGGAATAGCCATTGGTGGATTTGAATGGAAC gctCTTATTGTGGTCGTCATTCTTGGATGGATCTTTGTGCCCATCTACATTAAAGCCGGG ATAGTGACGATGCCCGAGTACCTGAAGAAGAGGTTCGGAGGACAGCGCATTCGCATTTAtctctctgttctctccctCGCCTTGTATGTCTTCACCAAAATCTCA GCAGACATTTTTTCTGGTGCAGTTTTCATCCAGCTGGCCCTTGGGTTGAATATCTACCTCGCTGTTATTGCGCTTCTAGCAGTTACTGCACTGTACACTGTCACAG GTGGACTGGCAGCAGTGATCTACACAGATACCTTGCAGACCATCATCATGCTTATTGGATCATTTATCCTCATGGGCTTCG ctttcCATGAGGTGGGCGGCTATGCAAACTTTGAGAAACTCTACATGCAAGCTGTCCCCTCAAAAACGGGTAACATCAGTGCAGAGTGCTACGAGCCTCGCGAAGACTCCTTCCATCTCTTCAGGGATCCAATTACAGGAGACCTCCCATGGCCTGGTCTCGTGTTTGGACTCACCATTCAAGCTGCCTGGTACTGGTGTGCTGATCAG GTGATTGTGCAGCGCTGCCTCTCCGCCAAGAGTCTCTCTCACGTTAAAGGAGGTTGCATCCTGTGTGGTTACCTGAAGCTGCTGCCCATGTTCCTCATGGTTTTCCCCGGGATGATTAGCAGGATCCTGTACCCAG ATGTGGTGGCATGTGTGGATCCCAAAGAGTGTGAAAAACACTGTGGGACCGATGTGGGCTGCAGCAACATCGCTTATCCAAAACTAGTCATTGAAATCATGCCTGATG GCTTGCGAGGGCTCATGCTGTCTGTGATGCTGGCCTCTCTGATGAGCTCCCTTACCTCTATCTTCAATAGCGCCAGTACTCTGTTCACCATGGACATCTACACTAAGATCCGAAAGTCTGCCAATGAGAAAGAACTCATGATTGCTGGCAG AGTGTTTATCTTGGTCCTGATTGGTATGAGCATAGCATGGATTCCTGTGGTACAAGCAGCCCAGAGTGGTCAGCTCTTTGTCTACACCCAGTCCATCACCAGCTACCTTGCTCCACCTGTTGCAGCTGTCTTCTTGCTTGGCATTTTCTGCAAGCGTGTCAATGAGCCC GGGGCCTTTTATGGCCTCATGATTGGACTGTGTATCGGCTTAAGCAGGATGATTACTGAGTTCGTTTATGGGACAGGTAGCTGTATTCAGCCCAGTAACTGTCCCACTATCATATGTGGAGTTCACTACCTTTACTTTGGGATCATCCTGTTTGTCATCTCCTGCACCATCATTCTGACAGTGTCTCTCATGACCAAACCCATCGATGACAAACAT TTGTATCGACTGTGCTGGAGCCTGAGGAGCCGTACAGAGGAGAGGGTCGACCTTGAAGTGGATGATTGGGTTGATAACCAAGATTCCAACAGTGTGGACTCAGACG ATGAGAAGAAACACGGCTTCTGTAAGAAGGCAGTGATGTGCTTCTGCGGACTGGAAACAAAGAAAGGCCCCAAGCTGActaaagaagaggaggaagagatgaaGAAGCAGCTCACAGACACCTCAGAGGTTCCTCTATGGAGGAATGTAGTCAATGCCAACGCCGTCATCCTcctgtgtgtggctgtgttttTTCATGGCTATTTCGGCTAG
- the LOC115789090 gene encoding sodium/glucose cotransporter 1-like isoform X3 → MVRTNRSTVGGFFLAGRSMVWWPIGASLFASNIGSVHFVGIAGSAAATGIAIGGFEWNALIVVVILGWIFVPIYIKAGIVTMPEYLKKRFGGQRIRIYLSVLSLALYVFTKISADIFSGAVFIQLALGLNIYLAVIALLAVTALYTVTGGLAAVIYTDTLQTIIMLIGSFILMGFAFHEVGGYANFEKLYMQAVPSKTGNISAECYEPREDSFHLFRDPITGDLPWPGLVFGLTIQAAWYWCADQVIVQRCLSAKSLSHVKGGCILCGYLKLLPMFLMVFPGMISRILYPDVVACVDPKECEKHCGTDVGCSNIAYPKLVIEIMPDGLRGLMLSVMLASLMSSLTSIFNSASTLFTMDIYTKIRKSANEKELMIAGRVFILVLIGMSIAWIPVVQAAQSGQLFVYTQSITSYLAPPVAAVFLLGIFCKRVNEPGAFYGLMIGLCIGLSRMITEFVYGTGSCIQPSNCPTIICGVHYLYFGIILFVISCTIILTVSLMTKPIDDKHLYRLCWSLRSRTEERVDLEVDDWVDNQDSNSVDSDEDEKKHGFCKKAVMCFCGLETKKGPKLTKEEEEEMKKQLTDTSEVPLWRNVVNANAVILLCVAVFFHGYFG, encoded by the exons ATGGTCCGCACCAACAGATCCACCGTAGGTGGCTTCTTCCTTGCAGGGAGGAGTATGGTGTGGTGGCCG ATCGGAGCATCACTGTTTGCCAGCAATATTGGCAGTGTCCACTTTGTAGGAATTGCAGGTTCTGCTGCAGCTACAGGAATAGCCATTGGTGGATTTGAATGGAAC gctCTTATTGTGGTCGTCATTCTTGGATGGATCTTTGTGCCCATCTACATTAAAGCCGGG ATAGTGACGATGCCCGAGTACCTGAAGAAGAGGTTCGGAGGACAGCGCATTCGCATTTAtctctctgttctctccctCGCCTTGTATGTCTTCACCAAAATCTCA GCAGACATTTTTTCTGGTGCAGTTTTCATCCAGCTGGCCCTTGGGTTGAATATCTACCTCGCTGTTATTGCGCTTCTAGCAGTTACTGCACTGTACACTGTCACAG GTGGACTGGCAGCAGTGATCTACACAGATACCTTGCAGACCATCATCATGCTTATTGGATCATTTATCCTCATGGGCTTCG ctttcCATGAGGTGGGCGGCTATGCAAACTTTGAGAAACTCTACATGCAAGCTGTCCCCTCAAAAACGGGTAACATCAGTGCAGAGTGCTACGAGCCTCGCGAAGACTCCTTCCATCTCTTCAGGGATCCAATTACAGGAGACCTCCCATGGCCTGGTCTCGTGTTTGGACTCACCATTCAAGCTGCCTGGTACTGGTGTGCTGATCAG GTGATTGTGCAGCGCTGCCTCTCCGCCAAGAGTCTCTCTCACGTTAAAGGAGGTTGCATCCTGTGTGGTTACCTGAAGCTGCTGCCCATGTTCCTCATGGTTTTCCCCGGGATGATTAGCAGGATCCTGTACCCAG ATGTGGTGGCATGTGTGGATCCCAAAGAGTGTGAAAAACACTGTGGGACCGATGTGGGCTGCAGCAACATCGCTTATCCAAAACTAGTCATTGAAATCATGCCTGATG GCTTGCGAGGGCTCATGCTGTCTGTGATGCTGGCCTCTCTGATGAGCTCCCTTACCTCTATCTTCAATAGCGCCAGTACTCTGTTCACCATGGACATCTACACTAAGATCCGAAAGTCTGCCAATGAGAAAGAACTCATGATTGCTGGCAG AGTGTTTATCTTGGTCCTGATTGGTATGAGCATAGCATGGATTCCTGTGGTACAAGCAGCCCAGAGTGGTCAGCTCTTTGTCTACACCCAGTCCATCACCAGCTACCTTGCTCCACCTGTTGCAGCTGTCTTCTTGCTTGGCATTTTCTGCAAGCGTGTCAATGAGCCC GGGGCCTTTTATGGCCTCATGATTGGACTGTGTATCGGCTTAAGCAGGATGATTACTGAGTTCGTTTATGGGACAGGTAGCTGTATTCAGCCCAGTAACTGTCCCACTATCATATGTGGAGTTCACTACCTTTACTTTGGGATCATCCTGTTTGTCATCTCCTGCACCATCATTCTGACAGTGTCTCTCATGACCAAACCCATCGATGACAAACAT TTGTATCGACTGTGCTGGAGCCTGAGGAGCCGTACAGAGGAGAGGGTCGACCTTGAAGTGGATGATTGGGTTGATAACCAAGATTCCAACAGTGTGGACTCAGACG AAGATGAGAAGAAACACGGCTTCTGTAAGAAGGCAGTGATGTGCTTCTGCGGACTGGAAACAAAGAAAGGCCCCAAGCTGActaaagaagaggaggaagagatgaaGAAGCAGCTCACAGACACCTCAGAGGTTCCTCTATGGAGGAATGTAGTCAATGCCAACGCCGTCATCCTcctgtgtgtggctgtgttttTTCATGGCTATTTCGGCTAG